A stretch of Elusimicrobiota bacterium DNA encodes these proteins:
- a CDS encoding arginine N-succinyltransferase, translating to MTAPSNFLLRSARLDDLDDVVRLARHLDSYNLPADRARLRTLLSDSARSFGGRPPSHSREKFLFLLEDRSLGRVVGSSLVIAQHGTPGLPHLFLQSFVERRRSRTLRRSVEHRCLKMGWTDRGPTELGGLVLLPSHRGRPEKLGHWLSYVRLLFIATRRRRFRPRLLAEYLPAFAKNGVSPFWEYFGKKFTGLDYRTADRLSIDNKEFIVSLFPTGTLYQDFFPADVVRYLGQVGNPSLPAAQLLRKVGFAYCSQIEPFDGGPYFEADTDRVPLVRGARRTAWAENSPPGKTRRLVLVDRGADVRALVAPAALRGGRLLLSPDASASLSLRAAETPWSVGIDR from the coding sequence ATGACCGCCCCGTCGAATTTTCTTCTTCGAAGCGCGCGGCTCGACGATTTGGACGACGTGGTCCGTTTGGCCCGCCATTTGGACTCGTACAATTTGCCGGCGGACCGGGCCCGCTTGCGGACGCTGTTGAGCGATTCCGCCCGCTCCTTCGGCGGGCGCCCCCCGTCCCATTCCCGGGAAAAATTCCTGTTCCTGCTGGAGGACCGGTCCCTCGGCCGGGTCGTCGGTTCCTCGCTCGTCATCGCCCAGCACGGAACGCCGGGCCTCCCGCACCTTTTCCTTCAATCCTTCGTGGAGCGGCGCCGAAGCCGCACCCTTCGCCGGTCGGTGGAGCACCGTTGCTTGAAAATGGGTTGGACCGACCGGGGGCCCACGGAACTGGGCGGCCTGGTTCTCCTGCCGTCCCACCGGGGCCGCCCGGAAAAATTGGGCCACTGGCTTTCCTACGTGCGACTGTTGTTCATCGCCACCCGACGGCGGCGCTTTCGCCCCCGTTTGCTGGCCGAATACCTTCCGGCCTTCGCCAAAAACGGCGTCAGCCCCTTTTGGGAATACTTCGGGAAAAAGTTCACGGGATTGGATTACCGGACCGCGGACCGGCTGAGCATCGACAACAAGGAATTCATCGTGTCCCTTTTCCCGACGGGCACGCTGTATCAGGACTTTTTTCCGGCGGACGTGGTCCGTTATTTGGGCCAGGTCGGGAATCCTTCCCTGCCGGCGGCCCAACTTCTCCGCAAAGTCGGGTTCGCCTATTGCTCCCAAATCGAACCCTTCGACGGCGGCCCCTATTTCGAAGCCGATACCGATCGCGTCCCGTTGGTTCGCGGCGCGCGGCGGACGGCGTGGGCGGAAAATTCGCCCCCGGGAAAAACCCGCCGCCTGGTGTTGGTGGATCGCGGGGCCGACGTCCGGGCCCTGGTCGCGCCCGCGGCTTTGCGCGGGGGGCGTCTCCTTTTGTCCCCGGACGCTTCGGCGTCTTTGAGTCTTCGCGCCGCTGAGACGCCGTGGTCCGTGGGAATCGATCGATGA
- a CDS encoding aldehyde dehydrogenase family protein: MNFRGAYVRGRFVPPTEGDRFPSEDPGDAGRPVGEARGSTLLVADAVAAARSAAPAWRDWPLAKRTALLRRYQKKLVLHGDRLAWVMSRETGKPLQESKDEVAAMVAKVDLTVDRGLPLVAGRAAPLDAGSRSVLRHRPRGVVGVIGPFNVPGHLPNGQIVPALLTGNTVVFKPSEFTPFVGQVLAEIFDEADLPPGVFNLVQGGGDVGAALAAEPGVNALFFTGSVATGEKVRALSDRCPDRLLALELGGKNAALILPDAPWEAALGQVVHGAFATAGQRCSSTSRLFVHKKIARRFIRDFMARTSALSVGYFTESPGLGPLIDARAVQRFEAAQDRAEKLGFATLKRGVPAPQSRSGHYVAPSVHLWEGFPSRLLIGSRDYWDEELFAPDLAVYVLDDEEEMIALNNASRYGLVASVFTASRPAFERIRTRLDNGVVHWNRSTAMTPGVLPFGGTKASGNGWPAGLFVPFACTVPVGSVETPPRRR, translated from the coding sequence ATGAATTTCCGGGGGGCCTACGTTCGGGGCCGCTTTGTTCCGCCGACGGAGGGGGACCGTTTCCCGAGCGAGGATCCCGGAGACGCCGGCCGTCCCGTGGGAGAAGCCCGGGGCTCGACCTTGCTGGTGGCCGACGCCGTGGCCGCGGCGCGTTCGGCGGCGCCGGCTTGGCGGGATTGGCCCCTCGCTAAGCGGACGGCCTTGCTTCGGCGTTATCAAAAGAAACTTGTTTTGCACGGCGACCGCCTGGCCTGGGTCATGTCCCGGGAGACCGGCAAACCCCTCCAGGAATCCAAGGACGAAGTCGCGGCCATGGTCGCGAAAGTGGATCTGACCGTGGACCGGGGCTTGCCCCTCGTGGCCGGCCGCGCCGCCCCCCTGGACGCCGGGTCGCGAAGCGTGCTCCGCCATCGCCCCCGGGGGGTCGTGGGCGTCATCGGCCCCTTCAACGTGCCGGGCCATTTGCCCAACGGACAAATCGTCCCGGCTCTCCTGACCGGGAACACCGTCGTTTTCAAGCCGTCGGAATTCACGCCCTTCGTGGGGCAGGTCCTGGCCGAGATTTTCGATGAGGCGGATCTTCCGCCCGGGGTGTTCAACCTCGTTCAGGGCGGGGGCGATGTGGGCGCGGCCCTGGCCGCCGAACCCGGTGTGAACGCCTTGTTTTTTACCGGGTCCGTCGCCACGGGCGAAAAAGTTCGCGCCTTAAGCGACCGGTGCCCCGATCGTTTGCTCGCGTTGGAATTGGGGGGCAAGAACGCGGCGTTGATTCTCCCCGACGCCCCCTGGGAGGCGGCCCTGGGCCAAGTGGTGCACGGGGCCTTCGCCACGGCGGGCCAACGCTGTTCCTCCACCAGCCGCCTGTTCGTTCACAAAAAAATCGCCCGTCGTTTCATCCGGGATTTCATGGCCCGAACGTCGGCGCTTTCCGTTGGGTATTTCACCGAGTCTCCGGGCCTGGGGCCCTTGATCGACGCCCGCGCCGTCCAGCGCTTTGAGGCCGCTCAGGACCGGGCGGAAAAATTGGGATTCGCCACCTTGAAGCGCGGCGTCCCCGCGCCCCAATCCCGCTCGGGTCACTACGTCGCGCCCTCGGTCCATCTTTGGGAGGGGTTTCCCTCCCGACTGCTCATCGGCTCCCGGGACTATTGGGACGAGGAATTGTTCGCGCCGGATTTGGCCGTCTACGTGTTGGACGACGAAGAGGAAATGATCGCCTTGAACAACGCGAGCCGTTACGGCTTGGTGGCCAGCGTGTTCACCGCCTCGCGCCCGGCTTTTGAGCGGATCCGAACCCGTCTCGACAACGGCGTCGTCCATTGGAACCGGAGCACGGCCATGACCCCGGGCGTCCTGCCGTTCGGCGGCACCAAGGCCAGCGGCAACGGCTGGCCCGCGGGTCTCTTCGTCCCTTTCGCCTGCACCGTCCCGGTGGGGTCCGTGGAAACGCCCCCCCGGCGCCGATGA
- a CDS encoding alcohol dehydrogenase catalytic domain-containing protein yields MRASVVPSVKGKWEVREVPRPEIGPNQVLIQIKASGLCYTDVHITNGVLPTKFPRVLGHEPVGEIVAVGSAVTTRRVGDRVGVPWVQSTCGRCEWCLRGKGLFCPEQIGTGVESPGSHAEFMPAFAQATVLIPAGVAFEQAAPIFCAGYTVWSGLRIADPKPHEKIAVVGIGGLGHLAVQYAKAAGFETLAVTHSKDKEKLIQDLGADVVVSDGEGLSRAGGADVILATGNSWKAAQDAMKGLRPDGRLVLMGLSDEPLAVTAGAIMNRHRIIGSLQNDVEYLYEALDFVARGKVKVVTEVFPLKDIARAYERVSRGEVRFRAVIVP; encoded by the coding sequence GTGCGCGCGTCCGTCGTCCCTTCCGTTAAAGGAAAATGGGAAGTCCGGGAAGTGCCCCGGCCCGAAATCGGTCCCAACCAGGTCTTGATTCAAATCAAAGCGAGCGGCCTCTGCTACACCGACGTCCACATCACCAACGGCGTCCTGCCGACGAAATTCCCCCGGGTTCTGGGCCACGAACCGGTGGGGGAGATCGTCGCCGTGGGCTCGGCGGTGACCACGCGCCGGGTGGGCGACCGGGTGGGCGTTCCCTGGGTTCAGTCGACCTGCGGTCGTTGCGAATGGTGCCTGCGGGGCAAAGGACTTTTTTGCCCGGAACAAATCGGCACCGGGGTCGAAAGCCCCGGAAGCCACGCCGAGTTCATGCCGGCCTTCGCCCAGGCCACCGTGTTGATCCCCGCGGGCGTTGCCTTCGAGCAGGCCGCCCCCATTTTTTGCGCCGGCTACACGGTCTGGAGCGGGCTTCGGATCGCGGACCCGAAACCCCACGAGAAAATCGCCGTGGTGGGCATCGGGGGGTTGGGCCACCTGGCCGTTCAATACGCCAAAGCCGCCGGTTTTGAAACCCTGGCCGTTACCCATTCCAAGGACAAGGAGAAGCTCATCCAGGATTTGGGCGCGGACGTCGTGGTGTCCGACGGGGAGGGGCTGTCCCGGGCGGGGGGCGCCGACGTGATTTTGGCCACGGGCAATTCCTGGAAGGCCGCCCAAGACGCCATGAAGGGCCTTCGTCCCGACGGCCGCCTGGTTCTTATGGGGCTCTCCGACGAACCCCTGGCCGTCACCGCCGGCGCCATCATGAACCGCCACCGGATCATCGGGTCCCTGCAAAACGACGTGGAATACCTCTACGAGGCGCTGGATTTCGTCGCCCGGGGGAAAGTTAAAGTGGTGACGGAAGTTTTTCCTTTGAAAGACATCGCCCGGGCCTACGAGCGGGTCTCCCGGGGCGAGGTGCGGTTCCGGGCGGTCATCGTCCCTTGA
- a CDS encoding HU family DNA-binding protein, which yields MNKFELIQRVAKDAGVTRAQAIKSVKSLVSAIRDTIRSGDKISLTGLGTFKVKARKARPGRNPKTGETIAIPAGRKISFKPSLSLKKLVKG from the coding sequence ATGAACAAGTTCGAACTCATTCAGCGCGTGGCCAAGGACGCCGGCGTGACCCGCGCCCAGGCGATCAAATCCGTCAAATCCCTGGTCAGCGCCATTCGGGACACCATTCGTTCCGGGGATAAAATTTCCCTGACCGGCCTCGGCACCTTCAAAGTGAAGGCGCGAAAAGCCCGCCCGGGCCGCAATCCCAAAACCGGCGAAACCATCGCCATTCCGGCCGGTCGAAAAATTTCCTTCAAACCCAGCCTCTCCCTCAAGAAACTCGTCAAAGGTTGA
- a CDS encoding LL-diaminopimelate aminotransferase: MVECAKKLQQLPPYIFTRIKALAAEAHARRLDVIDLGMGNPDLPTPPHVVDRLVDTVKNHPRTHRYPQAKGMPKFRRSVARYMDRRFGVKLDPEQNVLALVGSKEGIAHLCAAYLDPGDYALVPVPSYPVHSNGVILAGGRIHYMNLKPENGYLPDYGKIPASVLKRTKIMFLCYPNNPTAAVVEDPNFFKETVRFAKKHDILVAYDNPYCEITFDGYRAPSFLETPGARDVALEFHSFSKTYNMAGWRIGWVCGEKELLAPLEKFKAFVDYGVPSFLQLAGVAALDGPQDCVAQMVETYRRRRDYFVGELNKIGWPVPLPKATMYVWAPLPESWKSRGSLAFAEELVKETGIVVTPGVGFGPEAEGYVRMSLVTHDDRFYDAALRIRKFLRRGEKAVRPAREGKARP, from the coding sequence ATGGTTGAGTGCGCCAAAAAACTTCAACAGCTGCCCCCCTACATTTTCACCCGGATCAAAGCCCTGGCCGCCGAGGCCCACGCCCGCCGCCTGGACGTCATCGACCTCGGCATGGGCAACCCGGACTTGCCGACGCCCCCCCACGTGGTGGACCGCCTGGTGGACACGGTCAAAAACCATCCCCGGACCCACCGGTATCCCCAGGCCAAAGGCATGCCAAAATTTCGGCGGTCGGTGGCCCGCTACATGGACCGCCGTTTTGGCGTCAAGCTCGATCCGGAACAGAACGTTTTGGCCCTGGTCGGTTCCAAGGAAGGCATCGCCCATCTTTGCGCCGCTTATCTTGACCCGGGGGATTACGCCTTGGTCCCCGTGCCGAGCTACCCGGTTCATTCCAACGGCGTCATCCTGGCCGGCGGCCGGATTCACTACATGAACCTCAAGCCGGAAAACGGCTATTTGCCCGACTACGGAAAGATCCCGGCGTCGGTGTTGAAGCGCACGAAGATCATGTTCCTCTGCTACCCCAACAACCCCACGGCGGCGGTGGTGGAGGATCCGAACTTTTTCAAAGAGACCGTGCGTTTCGCCAAAAAGCACGACATCCTGGTCGCCTACGACAACCCCTACTGCGAAATCACCTTCGACGGCTACCGCGCGCCGAGCTTCCTGGAAACGCCCGGGGCCCGGGACGTGGCGCTGGAATTCCACAGTTTCTCCAAAACCTACAACATGGCCGGCTGGCGCATCGGTTGGGTGTGCGGCGAGAAAGAACTTTTGGCCCCTTTGGAAAAGTTTAAAGCCTTCGTCGATTACGGCGTTCCGAGCTTCCTCCAGTTGGCCGGGGTCGCCGCCCTGGACGGGCCCCAGGACTGCGTGGCCCAGATGGTGGAAACCTACCGTCGGCGCCGAGACTATTTCGTGGGGGAACTGAACAAAATCGGCTGGCCCGTCCCCCTGCCCAAGGCCACCATGTACGTCTGGGCGCCCCTGCCCGAATCCTGGAAGTCCCGCGGGTCCCTGGCCTTCGCCGAGGAGCTGGTGAAGGAAACGGGCATCGTGGTCACCCCGGGCGTCGGGTTCGGCCCCGAAGCGGAAGGCTACGTCCGCATGTCTCTGGTGACCCACGACGACCGGTTTTACGACGCGGCCCTCCGCATCCGCAAATTTCTTCGACGGGGGGAAAAAGCCGTCCGTCCCGCCCGGGAAGGCAAAGCCCGGCCTTGA
- a CDS encoding homoserine dehydrogenase, whose translation MRKSLVTIGLVGQGVVGSGLLKVFEENLPVLEAKVGTRLRVGWVASRRRRTLPVIGGVRPRFTKDWRDVVSDPAVDIVVELIGGLEPARTLILASLKAGKQVATANKAVLAGHWPEIFTTAQSARGLVYFEAAVGGGIPVIQGLNEGLAANRISRIFGILNGTTNYILTRMNEEGLRFNAALKAAQAAGFAEADPSFDIEGVDAAQKLAILASLATGGWVKTDDVSREGLSGLELWDLNFARRRLGLVGKFLAMADIDGDKVLARVHTTLIPENHPFATVRHEYNAFVIHGDAVGDVMFYGKGAGAMPTASAVVSDVMYLARQVAGGMAGRMPYTTYDAGRKLKIMDLEDHQMRRYLRFSAADRPGVLAAVTQILSKHEISIASVHQEDGPVALADVVRKSVPIVIVTHEAPEGAVQAALKETRRVRGLARRPVHLRIDPLR comes from the coding sequence TTGAGAAAGAGCCTCGTCACCATCGGCCTGGTGGGCCAGGGCGTCGTCGGCTCGGGTCTGCTCAAAGTTTTTGAGGAAAACCTGCCCGTCCTGGAGGCGAAGGTGGGCACGCGACTTCGCGTGGGGTGGGTGGCCAGCCGCCGTCGGCGGACCTTGCCCGTCATCGGGGGCGTCCGTCCCCGGTTCACCAAAGACTGGCGGGACGTCGTGTCGGATCCCGCGGTGGACATCGTGGTGGAGCTCATCGGCGGGTTGGAACCGGCTCGAACCCTGATCCTGGCGTCGCTCAAAGCCGGCAAGCAGGTCGCCACGGCCAACAAAGCCGTGCTCGCCGGCCACTGGCCGGAAATTTTCACCACGGCCCAGTCGGCCCGGGGCCTGGTGTACTTTGAAGCCGCCGTGGGCGGCGGCATTCCCGTCATTCAAGGCTTGAACGAAGGGCTGGCGGCCAACCGGATTTCCCGAATTTTCGGCATCCTGAACGGCACCACCAATTACATTTTAACCCGGATGAACGAGGAAGGGCTCCGGTTTAACGCCGCTCTCAAGGCCGCCCAGGCCGCGGGCTTCGCCGAAGCGGACCCCTCCTTCGACATCGAAGGCGTGGACGCGGCCCAGAAATTGGCCATCCTGGCGTCCTTGGCCACCGGGGGGTGGGTTAAAACCGACGACGTGTCCCGGGAGGGGTTGTCGGGGTTGGAACTGTGGGATTTGAATTTCGCCCGGCGGCGGCTGGGCCTGGTCGGCAAGTTTTTGGCCATGGCGGACATCGACGGCGACAAAGTGCTGGCCCGGGTGCACACGACGCTCATCCCCGAAAACCATCCCTTCGCCACGGTCCGCCACGAATACAACGCCTTCGTCATCCACGGCGACGCCGTGGGGGACGTGATGTTTTACGGCAAGGGCGCCGGCGCCATGCCGACGGCCAGCGCCGTGGTGTCGGACGTCATGTACCTGGCGCGCCAGGTGGCGGGCGGCATGGCCGGCCGCATGCCCTACACCACCTACGACGCGGGGCGGAAATTGAAGATCATGGATTTGGAAGACCACCAAATGCGCCGCTACCTCCGCTTCAGCGCGGCGGACCGTCCGGGCGTGTTGGCCGCCGTCACCCAGATTTTGAGCAAGCACGAAATCTCCATCGCCTCCGTCCATCAAGAGGACGGGCCCGTGGCCCTGGCCGACGTGGTGCGCAAATCCGTTCCCATCGTCATCGTCACCCACGAGGCGCCCGAGGGCGCCGTCCAGGCGGCCTTGAAGGAAACCCGCCGGGTCCGGGGATTGGCGCGACGTCCCGTCCATCTCCGCATCGACCCCCTGCGCTGA
- a CDS encoding threonine synthase, translating to MPRQGLIDKYRAHLPVSAQTPVVSLMEGETPLIPAVRVAEWAGAPKLKIFLKHEGLNPTGSFKDRGMTLAISKAVEEGSKAVITASTGNTSAAAAAYAARAGLRCVVLIPDGNIALGKLSQALVHGAEVFAVKGNFDDALTLVRQVAETLPLTIVNSINPYRLEGQKTGAFEVIEQLGEAPDFHFIPVGNAGNITAYWRGYRESRAAGRSAKLPRMMGWQAAGSAPIVLGAPVKDPQTIATAIRIGNPASWKGALAAREESGGFIGAVTDEEILEAYKALAGEGVYCEPASAASVAGVKKFARENPEFARAAATVVCVLTGHGLKDPDRALAVSPRPKSIPPTLDALRAELKP from the coding sequence ATGCCCCGCCAAGGACTCATCGACAAATACCGGGCGCACCTGCCCGTCTCGGCCCAAACCCCGGTCGTCTCCCTGATGGAGGGGGAAACGCCGCTCATTCCCGCGGTCCGGGTCGCCGAGTGGGCGGGCGCGCCGAAGCTCAAAATTTTCCTGAAACACGAGGGGCTGAACCCCACCGGCTCCTTCAAGGACCGGGGCATGACGCTGGCGATTTCCAAGGCGGTGGAAGAAGGTTCCAAAGCCGTCATCACGGCCTCCACGGGGAACACCTCGGCCGCGGCCGCCGCCTATGCCGCCCGGGCGGGCCTGCGCTGCGTCGTGTTGATCCCGGACGGCAACATCGCATTGGGCAAGCTGTCCCAGGCGCTCGTTCACGGGGCGGAAGTCTTCGCCGTGAAGGGAAATTTCGACGACGCCTTGACCCTGGTCCGCCAAGTGGCGGAGACCCTGCCCCTCACCATCGTCAACTCCATCAACCCCTACCGCTTGGAAGGCCAGAAAACCGGGGCCTTCGAGGTCATCGAGCAGTTGGGCGAGGCGCCGGACTTCCATTTCATCCCCGTGGGCAACGCGGGCAACATCACGGCCTATTGGCGCGGCTACCGGGAAAGCCGCGCGGCCGGGCGGAGCGCCAAGCTCCCCCGCATGATGGGCTGGCAGGCGGCGGGTTCGGCCCCCATCGTGTTGGGCGCCCCGGTGAAAGACCCCCAGACCATCGCCACGGCCATTCGGATCGGCAACCCCGCGTCCTGGAAGGGCGCCCTGGCGGCCCGGGAGGAATCCGGGGGTTTCATCGGCGCGGTCACCGACGAGGAAATTTTGGAAGCCTACAAGGCCTTGGCGGGGGAAGGCGTTTACTGCGAGCCGGCGAGCGCGGCGTCCGTCGCGGGCGTCAAAAAATTCGCCCGGGAAAACCCGGAATTCGCCCGCGCCGCGGCCACGGTGGTCTGCGTGCTCACGGGCCACGGGTTGAAAGACCCCGACCGGGCCCTGGCCGTGTCGCCCCGGCCCAAGTCCATTCCGCCCACCTTGGACGCCCTGCGGGCGGAACTGAAGCCGTGA
- a CDS encoding branched-chain amino acid ABC transporter substrate-binding protein — protein sequence MKSRWWILGLALPWVAACQRGPREIKIALALPLTGDIASVGQGIQRSATLALEEATTAGRFKSPVVLIPFDDRSDPKEAVNVANRVVSDPDMVAVIGHFNSGCSIPASRVYAQAGLPMVSPGSSNPELTRQQLSPNWPWPKNVFRANTTDDAQGTFAAEFLNKALKKKTVAVVHDKTSYGQGIAEELQKRFTALGGEVVSFDGVQTGDKDFKALMTRVKAENPAALFYGGTYTEGALVLRQARDAGITALFLTGENSFDPEFVRMAGPAAEGAYVTYLGRPPELLDTAKAFVEKYKLRYPGQEIKAYDHYGYEITNILLEALEKVGPDKAKIIDTLRTIRYAGVLGETTFDEKGDTRNRTITLFVIKKGAFTPSL from the coding sequence ATGAAATCGAGATGGTGGATTTTGGGATTGGCCTTGCCGTGGGTGGCCGCTTGCCAGCGCGGGCCCCGGGAAATCAAAATCGCTTTGGCGTTGCCCTTGACCGGCGACATCGCCTCCGTGGGCCAGGGCATTCAGCGCTCGGCCACCCTCGCCCTGGAGGAAGCCACGACCGCGGGACGGTTTAAATCGCCCGTCGTTTTGATTCCCTTCGATGATCGGTCGGACCCCAAGGAAGCCGTGAACGTGGCCAACCGCGTCGTCTCGGACCCGGACATGGTGGCGGTCATCGGCCATTTCAATTCGGGCTGTTCCATCCCGGCCTCCCGGGTGTACGCCCAGGCGGGGCTTCCCATGGTGAGCCCGGGCTCCTCCAACCCGGAACTGACGCGCCAACAGCTCTCGCCCAACTGGCCCTGGCCGAAAAACGTTTTCCGGGCCAACACGACCGACGACGCCCAAGGGACCTTCGCGGCGGAATTCCTGAACAAGGCGCTCAAGAAAAAGACCGTCGCCGTCGTCCACGACAAAACGTCCTACGGCCAGGGGATCGCCGAGGAATTGCAAAAGCGGTTCACGGCGCTGGGCGGCGAGGTGGTTTCTTTCGACGGGGTGCAGACCGGCGACAAGGATTTCAAAGCCCTGATGACGCGCGTCAAGGCCGAAAATCCCGCGGCCCTGTTTTACGGGGGCACCTACACCGAAGGCGCCCTCGTCCTGCGCCAGGCCCGGGACGCCGGGATCACGGCCCTCTTTTTGACGGGTGAAAACAGTTTCGACCCGGAGTTCGTCCGCATGGCCGGCCCGGCCGCCGAGGGCGCCTACGTCACCTATTTGGGCCGCCCGCCCGAACTGTTGGACACCGCCAAAGCCTTCGTGGAGAAGTACAAACTCCGCTACCCCGGCCAGGAAATCAAAGCCTACGACCACTACGGCTACGAGATCACGAACATTCTTTTGGAAGCGCTGGAGAAAGTCGGTCCCGACAAAGCCAAGATCATCGACACTCTGCGGACCATTCGCTACGCCGGCGTGCTGGGGGAGACCACCTTTGACGAAAAGGGCGACACCCGGAACCGAACCATCACCCTGTTTGTCATCAAAAAAGGCGCTTTCACTCCCTCTCTCTAG
- a CDS encoding M23 family metallopeptidase: MAACAGPFARSRFHPVAGRGPSDPPLKIRFRLPLERARVLSPFGNRHGRLHTGVDLLETRGGGDPVLAAADGRVVGIGRGGHYGRSVLLEHAGGYRTRYAHLRKTLAGPNAHVAAGEKIGIVGRTGNATTAHLHFEVITPSGRYLDPGPLLFPPRPPPAGKSKGVPAPSRDAAARPGKDSRAKPRSVQEPPVKKVE; encoded by the coding sequence TTGGCGGCCTGCGCGGGGCCCTTCGCCCGGTCGCGGTTTCATCCCGTGGCCGGCCGGGGCCCGTCCGACCCCCCCCTCAAAATCCGTTTTCGCCTTCCCTTGGAACGGGCGCGCGTGTTGTCGCCCTTCGGAAACCGCCACGGGCGCCTGCACACGGGGGTTGATCTTTTGGAGACCCGGGGGGGCGGCGATCCCGTCCTGGCGGCGGCCGACGGCCGGGTCGTGGGGATCGGGCGGGGAGGCCATTACGGCCGCTCGGTTCTTCTGGAACACGCCGGGGGCTACCGCACGCGTTACGCCCACCTTCGAAAAACCCTGGCGGGGCCCAACGCCCACGTGGCCGCGGGGGAGAAAATCGGGATCGTCGGCCGCACCGGGAACGCCACCACGGCCCACCTGCATTTTGAAGTCATCACCCCGTCGGGACGTTACCTGGATCCCGGGCCTCTTTTGTTCCCGCCCCGCCCGCCCCCCGCCGGGAAGTCGAAAGGCGTCCCCGCGCCTTCGCGCGACGCCGCCGCGCGACCGGGCAAGGACTCCCGGGCGAAACCCCGGTCCGTCCAGGAACCCCCTGTCAAAAAAGTAGAATAA
- a CDS encoding branched-chain amino acid ABC transporter permease, producing the protein MAEQLLNGLTLGGIYALIALGYTMVYGVLLMINFAHSELFMWGGVAGALFLGILPANAGAGALAAAFVLAMGASGVLAVFLDRVAYAPVRRSPRLTPLISAIGASLFLQNLVFLWRDSQMAFPQPLAVRSFHCGPLAVNGLQLFIIGGSVALMGALTFFVRRTKMGKAMRAVAQDADTAELMGIPVNRVIALTFFIGGALGGAAGVMNGLYYGSVKYNMGFLPGVKAFTAAVLGGIGNLPGAMLGGFLLGVLEALGAGFLPEPEWKDVFAFAVLILVLLLRPSGLLGENTSEKV; encoded by the coding sequence ATCGCCGAACAATTGCTGAACGGGCTGACCCTGGGCGGCATCTACGCCCTTATCGCCCTGGGTTACACCATGGTGTACGGCGTTCTCCTGATGATCAATTTCGCCCACTCGGAATTGTTTATGTGGGGCGGCGTGGCCGGAGCGCTGTTTTTGGGGATTCTCCCGGCGAACGCGGGGGCGGGGGCGCTCGCCGCGGCTTTTGTCCTGGCCATGGGGGCTTCGGGGGTTCTGGCGGTCTTTTTGGATCGCGTGGCCTACGCGCCGGTTCGGCGTTCGCCGCGGCTGACGCCGCTCATTTCCGCCATCGGCGCCTCCCTCTTTCTGCAAAACCTGGTATTCCTCTGGCGGGATTCCCAAATGGCCTTCCCACAGCCCTTGGCCGTCCGTTCGTTCCACTGCGGTCCCCTCGCGGTGAACGGACTTCAATTGTTCATCATCGGGGGGTCCGTGGCGCTCATGGGCGCCCTCACGTTTTTCGTCCGCCGCACGAAAATGGGCAAGGCCATGCGCGCCGTCGCCCAGGACGCCGACACCGCCGAACTGATGGGAATTCCGGTCAACCGCGTGATCGCCCTGACGTTCTTTATCGGGGGCGCCCTGGGCGGCGCCGCGGGCGTCATGAACGGCCTTTATTACGGATCGGTCAAATACAACATGGGCTTCCTGCCCGGGGTCAAGGCCTTCACGGCCGCGGTCCTGGGCGGCATCGGCAACCTTCCGGGGGCCATGCTGGGCGGGTTCCTCCTCGGGGTCTTGGAGGCCCTGGGCGCCGGATTTTTGCCGGAACCGGAGTGGAAAGACGTGTTCGCTTTCGCGGTGTTGATTCTGGTTCTCCTCTTAAGACCGTCGGGACTTCTCGGTGAAAACACCTCCGAAAAAGTTTAA